A genomic window from Camelina sativa cultivar DH55 chromosome 2, Cs, whole genome shotgun sequence includes:
- the LOC104737144 gene encoding zinc finger protein ZAT12-like has protein sequence MVARSEEIKSTVDVTAANCLMLLSRVGQEHVDGGGDLKRVFTCKTCLKEFHSFQALGGHRASHKKPINNSNETLSSSGLVKKVKTTSHPCPICGVEFPMGQALGGHMRRHRNESGAAGALVTRALLPEPTVTTLKKSSSGKRVACLDLSLGMVENLNLKLELGRTVY, from the coding sequence atggtTGCGAGATCGGAGGAGATTAAGTCGACGGTTGATGTCACCGCAGCGAATTGTTTGATGCTGTTATCGAGAGTTGGACAAGAACACGTTGACGGTGGTGGAGATCTAAAACGCGTTTTCACATGTAAAACGTGTTTGAAGGAGTTTCATTCGTTTCAAGCCTTGGGAGGTCACCGTGCGAGTCACAAGAAGCCTATTAACAACAGCAACGAGACCTTGTCGTCGTCTGGTTTGGTTAAGAAGGTTAAAACCACATCTCATCCTTGTCCCATATGTGGAGTTGAGTTTCCGATGGGACAAGCTTTGGGAGGGCACATGAGGAGACACAGGAACGAGAGTGGAGCTGCCGGCGCGTTGGTTACACGCGCTTTATTGCCGGAGCCGACGGTTACGACGTTGAAGAAATCTAGCAGTGGGAAAAGAGTGGCTTGCTTGGATCTCAGTTTAGGGATGGTGGAGAATTTGAACCTCAAGCTGGAGCTTGGAAGAACagtttattga